In Saccharomonospora marina XMU15, one genomic interval encodes:
- a CDS encoding SDR family NAD(P)-dependent oxidoreductase — MAAGRMRPHSQREGSGPMYNYAQPLENKVALITGGGQGIGLGTAEEFIAQGARVVITGLDTSQLEQACTHLGPAAAGVVADVRSEQEMRTALEHVVDRFGQLDVVVANAVVGDSNPLGKITEEQFDNIFDTNVKGVLNTVQPAMALLPDDGSVVIIGSTASIKGSYGMSLYGGAKAALRSMVRAWIVETRGTGIRINVLSPGAVDTPSLRSALADAIGDEAGVQAAVDEMGEKSPLGRLLQPRDIARSIAFLASDASSAITGVELFADGGLAQA; from the coding sequence ATGGCGGCCGGTCGGATGCGGCCTCACTCTCAACGCGAAGGATCGGGACCTATGTACAACTACGCGCAGCCTCTGGAGAACAAGGTCGCGCTCATCACCGGCGGAGGACAGGGCATCGGCCTTGGTACCGCGGAGGAGTTCATTGCTCAGGGTGCGCGGGTGGTGATCACCGGGCTCGATACCTCTCAGCTGGAGCAGGCGTGTACTCACCTAGGTCCAGCGGCGGCAGGTGTGGTCGCGGACGTGCGCAGCGAACAGGAGATGCGGACAGCGCTCGAGCACGTGGTCGACAGGTTCGGGCAACTCGACGTGGTGGTTGCTAACGCTGTCGTAGGCGACAGCAACCCGCTCGGCAAGATCACCGAGGAGCAGTTCGACAACATCTTCGACACCAACGTCAAAGGCGTGCTGAACACCGTGCAGCCCGCGATGGCGCTCCTGCCGGACGACGGCAGTGTGGTGATCATCGGCTCGACGGCGTCGATCAAGGGGAGTTATGGAATGAGCCTCTACGGTGGCGCGAAGGCGGCGTTGCGGAGCATGGTCAGGGCATGGATCGTGGAGACACGAGGGACGGGTATCCGGATCAACGTATTGAGTCCGGGTGCGGTGGACACTCCCTCGCTCCGGTCCGCCCTGGCCGACGCGATCGGAGACGAGGCTGGCGTCCAGGCCGCTGTGGACGAGATGGGGGAGAAGTCGCCACTGGGCCGTCTGCTCCAGCCGCGGGACATCGCGCGATCCATCGCGTTCCTCGCCTCTGATGCGTCGAGTGCGATCACGGGCGTCGAGCTGTTTGCCGACGGGGGCCTCGCCCAGGCCTGA
- a CDS encoding VOC family protein, whose product MTVTGPDFLALQVRDLDRAVEFYEAHLGLRRLPASPPGAVVFDTAPIPFALREPLPGVDLDAASPHPGLGVALWFHCDDAQNLYERLVAAGIVIVTAPFDGPFGRTFAFSDPDGYTITLHDKA is encoded by the coding sequence ATGACTGTGACCGGACCTGATTTCCTTGCCCTGCAGGTGCGCGACCTCGATCGTGCGGTCGAGTTCTACGAGGCCCATCTCGGATTGCGCAGGTTGCCCGCCAGTCCGCCTGGGGCAGTGGTATTCGACACCGCGCCGATTCCGTTCGCGTTGCGAGAGCCGCTGCCAGGGGTCGACCTGGACGCAGCCTCCCCGCACCCTGGGCTGGGGGTGGCGCTGTGGTTCCACTGCGACGACGCCCAAAACCTTTACGAACGGTTGGTCGCTGCTGGTATCGTGATCGTCACAGCTCCGTTCGACGGGCCGTTCGGACGCACGTTCGCCTTCTCTGACCCGGATGGTTACACGATCACCCTGCACGACAAGGCATGA
- a CDS encoding MarR family winged helix-turn-helix transcriptional regulator has translation MGQVEMVGPLDEAVGYALKRAASALRAAMDAALRPLDLTVPQYSCLEVLSQQPGLSNAELARAVFVTRQSMNLVLRGLQVRGLIARPTTAPHGRALPSQLTPAGRKQLRAASAAVRAVEQRMLTSFSAAQQDRLLRDLVACADALTPLDSDHKFGS, from the coding sequence ATGGGTCAAGTAGAGATGGTCGGTCCCTTGGACGAGGCGGTGGGCTACGCGCTCAAACGGGCTGCAAGCGCGCTACGCGCGGCAATGGACGCCGCCTTGCGGCCACTGGATCTGACCGTGCCCCAGTACTCCTGCCTGGAAGTGCTTTCGCAGCAACCAGGACTGTCCAACGCGGAGTTGGCGCGCGCAGTGTTCGTCACGCGCCAGTCGATGAACCTGGTGCTGCGCGGATTGCAGGTCCGCGGGCTTATCGCACGGCCGACGACAGCACCGCACGGGCGAGCGCTTCCCAGCCAACTCACGCCCGCCGGCCGCAAGCAACTACGCGCCGCCAGTGCCGCCGTACGAGCAGTCGAGCAGCGAATGCTCACGTCGTTCTCCGCGGCGCAGCAAGACCGGCTGCTACGCGATCTGGTCGCTTGCGCAGACGCGCTCACTCCCCTCGACAGCGACCACAAGTTCGGATCCTGA
- a CDS encoding alpha/beta hydrolase, with product MQHVTFPTDDRRILAGDVYLPEGSDENGSYPAIAVAHPGGAVKEQAAGLYASRLAERGFIALAFDASYQGESGGEPRFMEDPYARVEDVRAAVDYLQSLDHVDAERIGALGMCAGGGYAVNATMTDHRIKALTTVSMFNTGSSFRRGWFGLDPDSAFVATLEQAAKQRTAEAQGAETFLAPYVPTEVDEIAIRDLRDAHEYYLTERAQHPNAQNKFVFARSASKIAGFDAFHLVEDLLTQPLLIVAGSEASTLWYSTELYSRARSNKKLLLVQGSAHMDLYDVPEYMNKAIAEIASFFTEHLVG from the coding sequence ATGCAGCATGTCACCTTCCCCACCGACGACCGCCGGATACTGGCGGGCGACGTCTACCTGCCGGAGGGCTCTGACGAGAACGGCAGCTACCCGGCGATCGCGGTCGCCCACCCAGGCGGCGCCGTCAAGGAGCAGGCCGCCGGCCTGTACGCGAGCAGGCTGGCCGAGCGGGGCTTCATCGCTCTGGCCTTCGACGCCTCGTACCAGGGTGAGAGCGGCGGCGAGCCACGCTTTATGGAGGACCCCTACGCCCGCGTCGAGGACGTCCGCGCCGCCGTCGACTACCTGCAGTCCCTGGACCATGTCGACGCAGAGCGCATCGGCGCCCTGGGCATGTGCGCCGGCGGCGGCTACGCGGTGAACGCCACCATGACCGACCACCGCATCAAGGCGCTCACCACGGTCAGCATGTTCAACACCGGTTCCAGCTTCCGCCGAGGCTGGTTCGGCCTCGATCCCGACTCGGCCTTCGTGGCGACCCTGGAGCAGGCCGCCAAGCAGCGCACGGCCGAGGCGCAGGGCGCCGAGACGTTCTTGGCCCCTTACGTGCCGACCGAGGTCGACGAGATCGCCATCCGCGACCTGCGCGACGCCCACGAGTACTACCTCACCGAGCGCGCCCAGCACCCCAACGCTCAGAACAAGTTCGTCTTCGCCCGCAGCGCCTCGAAGATCGCCGGGTTCGACGCGTTCCACCTGGTCGAGGACCTGCTCACCCAGCCACTCCTGATCGTCGCGGGCAGCGAGGCGAGCACGCTGTGGTACTCCACCGAGCTGTACAGCCGGGCCCGCAGCAACAAGAAGCTGTTGCTCGTCCAGGGCAGCGCGCACATGGACCTGTACGACGTCCCCGAGTACATGAACAAGGCCATCGCCGAGATCGCCTCGTTCTTCACCGAGCACCTCGTCGGCTGA
- a CDS encoding transposase produces the protein MRTGCAWSALPASFGVSTATAHRWFNEWVEADVFARLPPDDAGSAGSAGAIDSSRASVDGMQVRVVKGT, from the coding sequence TTGCGGACCGGATGTGCTTGGTCGGCACTACCGGCGTCGTTCGGGGTCAGTACCGCGACCGCGCATCGCTGGTTCAACGAGTGGGTCGAGGCGGACGTGTTCGCCCGGCTCCCACCAGATGATGCTGGCTCTGCTGGCTCGGCAGGGGCGATCGACTCGTCACGTGCGTCGGTGGACGGTATGCAGGTCCGCGTGGTCAAAGGGACCTGA
- a CDS encoding SDR family NAD(P)-dependent oxidoreductase, producing MTVNKARLRKQRTLGQGTALVTGAGTGIGAAIAQRLAARGMHLVLVARDAERLEVAAQRLRAEYGIDVLVVRLDLSQHDAPARLIRLVRDAGVEVEILVNNAAVAVVGSVAEADPERMRALINLNAASVAQVSALFLPAMVARGRGAIVNIASTAAYAPAPYNAVYAASKAFVLSFTQALWFETQGTGVRVVAVSPGAVETPMNPGRGVGKRRPEQVANTVMRALRGRASAVVDGRVYAIQAFLFDRVLPPRTATRLTGKFFRAAATRKNATQSG from the coding sequence ATGACGGTGAACAAAGCGAGACTGCGTAAGCAGCGAACTCTCGGCCAGGGCACCGCGCTGGTTACCGGGGCTGGCACGGGTATCGGGGCCGCGATTGCGCAACGGCTGGCAGCACGGGGGATGCACCTGGTCTTGGTGGCGCGGGACGCGGAGCGCCTGGAGGTTGCGGCGCAGCGGCTGCGCGCCGAATACGGGATCGACGTGCTGGTCGTGCGGCTGGACCTGTCGCAGCATGACGCGCCGGCCCGTCTGATCAGGCTCGTGAGGGACGCCGGAGTCGAGGTCGAGATCCTGGTCAACAATGCCGCCGTCGCCGTTGTCGGGTCGGTGGCTGAAGCCGACCCGGAGAGGATGCGGGCGCTGATCAATCTGAATGCTGCGTCGGTAGCGCAGGTGAGCGCGCTCTTCCTGCCCGCCATGGTGGCGCGTGGCCGGGGCGCGATCGTGAACATCGCCAGCACCGCAGCGTACGCACCGGCGCCCTACAACGCTGTGTACGCGGCATCGAAGGCGTTTGTGCTCTCCTTCACCCAGGCTCTCTGGTTTGAGACCCAAGGCACCGGGGTCCGTGTGGTGGCGGTGAGTCCCGGCGCGGTCGAAACACCGATGAATCCTGGCCGCGGTGTCGGCAAACGGAGGCCTGAGCAGGTCGCAAACACTGTCATGAGGGCTCTGCGAGGCCGCGCCTCCGCGGTCGTCGACGGCCGTGTTTACGCCATCCAGGCATTCCTGTTCGACCGTGTTCTGCCGCCCCGGACGGCCACACGGCTGACCGGGAAGTTCTTCCGTGCGGCGGCGACCCGGAAGAACGCGACTCAGAGCGGTTAG
- a CDS encoding transposase, translating to MLAPDITCWLRPEAHTTPQRILCHTCGRGKDTYLMVPGWPYSVVAALETGRSPGPPLWISGGSRRETTTPDQLRRVVTELITAGHRAAW from the coding sequence GTGCTGGCCCCGGACATCACTTGTTGGTTGCGTCCTGAGGCGCATACCACGCCACAGCGGATCTTGTGTCATACCTGCGGCCGTGGCAAGGACACGTACCTCATGGTTCCGGGCTGGCCGTACTCGGTCGTTGCCGCGCTGGAGACCGGGCGCAGTCCTGGACCGCCCCTCTGGATATCAGGCGGCTCGCGCCGGGAGACGACGACCCCCGACCAACTCCGACGGGTGGTGACCGAGCTGATCACGGCAGGGCACCGGGCAGCCTGGTGA
- a CDS encoding helix-turn-helix transcriptional regulator yields the protein MARQVGYSNEFAFATAFRREYGLAPGRFRNHPDPLPK from the coding sequence ATCGCCCGTCAGGTCGGCTACTCCAACGAGTTCGCATTCGCCACCGCGTTCAGGCGCGAGTACGGTCTCGCTCCCGGCCGATTCCGCAATCACCCGGACCCACTTCCGAAATGA
- a CDS encoding helix-turn-helix transcriptional regulator: protein MDEKKDAARAAVREFLSTRRERVSPADAGLPATGTRRRVKGLRREEVALLAGVSPEYYIRLERGQATSPSAGVVESIAAVLRLDDDERAHLGRLLAALTPEARKRRKAPGKDSSKDTVSPGIRVLLDSIQHLPAIVANSRLDILAANDLGRAFYAPMLDTDGPVNSARFVFLEEHAARRLFPQWERIANDAVAMLRIESGRHPDDPALVALIGQLSTRSQAFRTRWAAHDVKAHRAGTKVFRQPLIGEVTLPFENLTVDAAGDQVLTVITPQPGSPEHDAIQLLASWIAHSPNPAEAESSSNT, encoded by the coding sequence ATGGACGAGAAGAAGGATGCGGCGCGCGCGGCGGTCCGCGAATTCCTCAGCACGCGCCGTGAGCGGGTCTCACCCGCCGACGCCGGTCTGCCGGCGACCGGGACCCGGCGGCGCGTGAAGGGCCTGCGGCGGGAGGAGGTGGCGCTGCTGGCCGGGGTCAGCCCCGAGTACTACATCCGCCTCGAGCGCGGCCAGGCCACCAGCCCCTCAGCGGGCGTCGTGGAGTCCATCGCCGCAGTGCTGCGGCTCGACGACGACGAACGCGCACACCTGGGCCGGTTGCTCGCCGCCCTCACCCCCGAGGCCCGCAAGCGCCGCAAGGCACCGGGCAAGGACTCGAGCAAGGACACCGTCAGCCCCGGGATCCGAGTGCTGCTGGACTCGATACAGCATCTGCCGGCCATAGTGGCCAACAGCCGCCTCGACATCCTCGCCGCCAACGACCTCGGGCGCGCCTTCTACGCGCCGATGCTCGACACCGACGGCCCGGTGAACTCAGCGCGCTTCGTGTTCCTGGAGGAGCACGCGGCCCGGCGGCTGTTTCCCCAGTGGGAACGGATCGCCAACGACGCCGTGGCCATGCTGCGCATCGAATCCGGCCGACACCCCGACGACCCGGCGCTGGTCGCCCTCATCGGTCAGCTGTCCACACGCAGCCAGGCCTTTCGCACCCGCTGGGCCGCCCACGACGTCAAAGCGCACAGGGCAGGTACCAAGGTCTTCCGGCAGCCCCTGATCGGAGAGGTCACCCTGCCTTTCGAGAACCTCACCGTCGACGCGGCCGGGGACCAGGTCCTGACCGTCATCACCCCGCAGCCGGGCTCACCGGAACACGATGCGATCCAGCTGCTGGCCAGCTGGATCGCTCACTCCCCGAACCCCGCAGAAGCCGAGAGTTCCTCGAATACCTGA
- a CDS encoding MerR family transcriptional regulator, giving the protein MRIGELAKATGVSTRSLRYYEEQGLLPAERLANGYREYNEQAVRQVTFIQDLYQAGLPSEIIRDIIPHTGPKPPQGECTALLDRVRQVRDQLAYQERQLAERREMLERYLSGAAAPANLATAHAFHSSCSPAPDHEARLP; this is encoded by the coding sequence ATGCGCATCGGAGAGCTCGCCAAGGCCACCGGAGTCAGCACACGTTCGCTGCGGTACTACGAAGAGCAGGGCCTATTGCCCGCTGAACGGCTCGCCAACGGATACCGCGAATACAATGAGCAGGCAGTGCGCCAGGTCACCTTCATCCAGGACCTCTACCAAGCAGGCCTTCCCTCCGAGATCATCCGCGACATCATTCCGCACACCGGGCCGAAGCCGCCCCAGGGTGAGTGCACTGCGCTCCTCGATCGCGTCCGACAGGTTCGCGACCAGTTGGCCTATCAGGAGCGGCAACTCGCCGAGCGACGCGAGATGCTCGAGCGCTATCTTTCAGGCGCCGCAGCCCCGGCCAACCTCGCCACCGCCCATGCTTTTCACTCATCGTGTAGCCCGGCACCAGATCACGAAGCCCGCCTGCCGTAG